A single window of Nocardioides kongjuensis DNA harbors:
- a CDS encoding DNA gyrase/topoisomerase IV subunit A, producing the protein MARRTKQEPLPEDFEEHILDTDIRDEMQSSFLEYAYSVIYSRALPDARDGLKPVQRRILYTMNDMGLRPDRGHSKCARIVGEVMGRLHPHGDGAIYDALVRTAQPWALRLPMVDGHGNFGSPGGEDPPAAMRYTEARMAPPAVAMTESIDEDTVDFKPNYDSREYEPTVLPSAIPNLIVNGTTGIAVGMATNMAPHNLVEVVQALRHLIQHPNTDLDGLMRFIPGPDLPTGGKIVGLDGIRDAYESGRGIFKMRATARIETIGRRKGIVVTELPYNIGTEKIVERIKVLVQSKKLQGIADIKDLTDRDNGLRLVIEVKNGFVPEALLEQLYKLTPLEDSFGINNVALVDGQPRTMGLKEMLEVFLEHRYDVVRRRSQFRRNKKAARLHLVDGLLLALLDIDEVIQVIRTSDNSAAAKERLMSVFELSEVQAEYILEMQLRRLTKFSRLELEKEQEELRKEIEELDAILADEGLLKKLVSSELAEVAKTFGTPRRTVLLESAGTTAVAAAATPLEVADDPCFALLSSTGLLARTSNADEIGTGGGRANHDVVVSAVRTTARADVGVLTSAGRLIRLAVLDLPAIPPSANEPNLQGGLPLTEVLELAPGERALALTTLTTEGPGLALGTKQGVVKRVNPEVIGKDEWDVIALKEGDEVVGAVELRTGQEELCFVTSDAQLLHYPADSVRPQGRSGGGMAGVRVADRERVVWFGVLDLNSPGGVVLVTSSGSSTALPGTEPGSVKVTDFWEYPAKGRATGGVRCHRFLKGEDTLVFAWAGPAPARAAAASGAPVDLPEANGRRDGSGVPGSQALAAAAGPLAVTLGVSG; encoded by the coding sequence ATGGCACGGCGTACCAAGCAGGAACCCCTCCCGGAGGACTTCGAGGAGCACATCCTCGACACCGACATCCGCGACGAGATGCAGTCGTCGTTCCTGGAGTACGCCTACTCCGTCATCTACTCCCGTGCACTGCCCGACGCGCGCGACGGCCTCAAGCCCGTCCAGCGCCGGATCCTCTACACGATGAACGACATGGGCCTGCGGCCCGACCGGGGGCACTCCAAGTGCGCCCGCATCGTCGGTGAGGTCATGGGTCGGCTGCACCCCCACGGCGACGGGGCGATCTACGACGCGCTGGTCCGCACCGCCCAGCCGTGGGCGCTGCGGTTGCCGATGGTCGACGGCCACGGCAACTTCGGATCGCCCGGCGGCGAGGACCCGCCGGCGGCGATGAGGTACACCGAGGCGCGGATGGCGCCGCCGGCGGTGGCGATGACCGAGTCGATCGACGAGGACACCGTCGACTTCAAGCCCAACTACGACAGCCGCGAGTACGAGCCCACGGTGCTCCCCTCGGCGATCCCCAACCTGATCGTCAACGGCACGACGGGCATCGCGGTCGGCATGGCGACCAACATGGCGCCGCACAACCTGGTCGAGGTGGTCCAGGCGCTGCGCCACCTGATCCAGCACCCCAACACCGACCTCGACGGGCTGATGCGGTTCATCCCGGGCCCCGACCTGCCCACCGGCGGCAAGATCGTCGGCCTCGACGGCATCCGCGACGCCTACGAGTCGGGGCGCGGCATCTTCAAGATGCGCGCCACCGCCCGCATCGAGACGATCGGCCGGCGCAAGGGCATCGTCGTCACCGAGCTGCCCTACAACATCGGCACCGAGAAGATCGTCGAGCGGATCAAGGTGCTCGTCCAGTCCAAGAAGCTGCAGGGCATCGCCGACATCAAGGACCTGACCGACCGCGACAATGGCCTGCGCCTGGTCATCGAGGTCAAGAACGGGTTCGTGCCCGAGGCGCTGCTCGAGCAGCTCTACAAGCTGACCCCGCTCGAGGACTCCTTCGGCATCAACAACGTCGCCCTCGTCGACGGCCAGCCCCGCACGATGGGCCTCAAGGAGATGCTCGAGGTGTTCCTCGAGCACCGCTACGACGTCGTGCGCCGCCGCTCGCAGTTCCGCCGCAACAAGAAGGCCGCCCGCCTCCACCTCGTCGACGGCCTGCTGCTGGCGCTGCTCGACATCGACGAGGTCATCCAGGTCATCCGCACCAGCGACAACTCCGCAGCCGCCAAGGAGCGGCTGATGAGCGTCTTCGAGCTCTCCGAGGTCCAGGCCGAGTACATCCTCGAGATGCAGCTGCGCCGGCTCACCAAGTTCTCGCGCCTCGAGCTCGAGAAGGAGCAGGAGGAGCTGCGCAAGGAGATCGAGGAGCTGGACGCGATCCTCGCCGACGAGGGCCTGCTCAAGAAGCTCGTCTCCAGCGAGCTGGCCGAGGTCGCCAAGACGTTCGGCACGCCGCGTCGTACCGTCCTGCTCGAGTCGGCCGGCACCACGGCGGTGGCCGCTGCGGCCACGCCGCTCGAGGTCGCCGACGACCCGTGCTTCGCGCTGCTGTCCTCGACCGGACTGCTGGCGCGCACCAGCAACGCCGACGAGATCGGCACCGGCGGCGGGCGGGCCAACCACGACGTGGTCGTCTCGGCCGTGCGTACGACCGCCCGCGCCGACGTCGGCGTGCTCACCTCCGCCGGGCGCCTGATCCGGCTCGCGGTGCTCGACCTCCCGGCGATCCCGCCGTCGGCCAACGAGCCCAACCTGCAGGGCGGCCTGCCGCTCACCGAGGTCCTCGAGCTCGCGCCCGGTGAGCGGGCGCTCGCGCTGACCACCCTCACCACCGAGGGCCCCGGTCTCGCGCTCGGCACGAAGCAGGGCGTGGTCAAGCGGGTCAACCCCGAGGTGATCGGCAAGGACGAGTGGGACGTCATCGCCCTCAAGGAGGGCGACGAGGTCGTCGGTGCGGTCGAGCTGCGCACCGGGCAGGAGGAGCTCTGCTTCGTCACCTCCGACGCCCAGCTGCTGCACTACCCCGCCGACTCCGTGCGTCCGCAGGGCCGCTCCGGCGGCGGCATGGCCGGTGTGCGCGTGGCCGACCGCGAGCGGGTGGTCTGGTTCGGCGTGCTCGACCTCAACTCCCCGGGCGGCGTGGTGCTGGTGACCTCCTCCGGCTCGTCGACCGCCCTGCCCGGCACCGAGCCGGGCTCGGTCAAGGTGACCGACTTCTGGGAGTACCCCGCCAAGGGTCGTGCCACCGGCGGCGTGCGCTGCCACCGCTTCCTCAAGGGCGAGGACACCCTCGTCTTCGCCTGGGCCGGGCCGGCCCCCGCGCGTGCGGCCGCCGCGAGCGGTGCCCCGGTCGACCTGCCCGAGGCCAACGGGCGGCGCGACGGCTCCGGCGTGCCCGGCAGCCAGGCGCTCGCGGCGGCGGCTGGTCCGCTCGCCGTGACCCTGGGTGTGTCAGGGTGA
- a CDS encoding GNAT family N-acetyltransferase produces the protein MSPGDPTPTDEIEAPPAHWEGDVLLRDGRTAHIRPIRPEDDELLVEFYARVSDESKYYRFFSPMPVLSERDVRRFTHVDHRDRVALVLILQERMIAVGRYDVVENREAEVAFLVEDEHQGRGIAQLLLEHLAQAGRERGVDRFTAEVLPDNSRMIQTFRDAGYKVVSGYHDGVITLEFPIDPTDTAIGVMRDREHAAEAESIDRFFHPRSVAIIGASRRQDTIGQVLVRNLVNGGFTGRVHVVNPSAPAVSGFPAYKNVNQVPDDVDVAIVAVPADAVTDVVLDCANKGVHGLIVISSGFAETGEEGRKRQRHLAGLCRSYGLRLIGPNCLGVINTEPAVQVNASLSSVMPARGRAGFFCQSGALGSAILEKVKNRGLGISTFVSAGNRADVSGNDLLQYWEEDDATEVVMMYLESIGNPRKFSRIARRVSARKPIVAVRSGRTTQGVPMGHTVRRIGAPQAAVDAMFRQAGVIQVDTLDDMFDVAQLLAHQPLPRGRRVAIVGNSDALGLLAADAASAVGLVVNRSVALGADATAEDFEDALDDAIDDPDVDSVIAVYIPPLDVSGEEVANVLAAVGEQSDKPLVSSFLGAEGIPELLRVPDVAGSSAGRGSVPSYPAVEAAVRALARVVEYAVWLHAPDGPAADAGEVDARSARRLVDRVLADPDVVAADREVELDQDQVRALLHAYGIELWPSEPVADVDAAVAAGERLGWDVVLKSTLASVRERPDQIHVWRNIPNGPEMREAWDYLAGLIDPGVGRFVVQRNAPTGVPISVRSFEDPLFGPVVSFGISGPVIDLLGDWSYRIPPLSAHEVSGMVREVKSSPLLFGYRGADPVDVSAIEELITKVAALQGDLPQVSALELSLVLAGVDSAAVLTASARVAAVKDPRPDSLVRRMPDLVTTIPE, from the coding sequence GTGAGCCCCGGCGACCCGACCCCCACCGACGAGATCGAGGCGCCTCCGGCGCACTGGGAGGGCGACGTCCTGCTCCGCGACGGGCGTACGGCGCACATCCGGCCGATCCGTCCCGAGGACGACGAGCTGCTCGTCGAGTTCTACGCCCGGGTCTCCGACGAGTCGAAGTACTACCGGTTCTTCTCGCCGATGCCGGTGCTCTCCGAGCGCGACGTACGCCGGTTCACCCACGTCGACCACCGCGACCGGGTCGCGCTCGTGCTGATCCTCCAGGAGCGGATGATCGCCGTCGGCCGGTACGACGTCGTCGAGAACCGCGAGGCCGAGGTCGCCTTCCTCGTGGAGGACGAGCACCAGGGCCGCGGCATCGCCCAGCTCCTGCTCGAGCACCTGGCCCAGGCCGGTCGCGAGCGCGGGGTGGACCGGTTCACCGCCGAGGTGCTGCCCGACAACTCCCGGATGATCCAGACCTTCCGCGACGCCGGCTACAAGGTGGTCAGCGGCTACCACGACGGCGTGATCACCCTCGAGTTCCCGATCGACCCGACCGACACCGCGATCGGGGTGATGCGAGACCGCGAGCACGCCGCCGAGGCCGAGTCGATCGACCGGTTCTTCCACCCGCGCTCGGTGGCGATCATCGGTGCCAGTCGCCGCCAGGACACGATCGGCCAGGTCCTGGTCCGCAACCTGGTCAACGGTGGCTTCACCGGCCGGGTCCACGTCGTCAACCCCAGCGCGCCCGCGGTGTCGGGCTTCCCGGCGTACAAGAACGTCAACCAGGTCCCCGACGACGTCGACGTCGCGATCGTCGCGGTCCCGGCCGACGCGGTCACCGACGTTGTGCTCGACTGCGCCAACAAGGGCGTGCACGGCCTGATCGTCATCTCCTCGGGCTTCGCCGAGACCGGCGAGGAGGGGCGCAAGCGCCAGCGCCACCTGGCCGGGCTGTGCCGGTCCTACGGGCTGCGGCTGATCGGTCCCAACTGCCTGGGTGTCATCAACACCGAGCCGGCCGTGCAGGTCAACGCCTCGCTGTCGTCGGTGATGCCGGCCCGCGGCCGTGCGGGCTTCTTCTGCCAGTCCGGTGCGCTCGGCTCGGCCATCCTCGAGAAGGTCAAGAACCGTGGCCTCGGCATCTCGACCTTCGTCAGCGCGGGCAACCGTGCCGACGTCTCCGGCAACGACCTCCTGCAGTACTGGGAGGAGGACGACGCCACCGAGGTCGTCATGATGTACCTCGAGTCGATCGGAAACCCGCGCAAGTTCTCCCGCATCGCGCGGCGGGTCTCGGCCCGCAAGCCGATCGTCGCGGTCCGCTCCGGGCGTACGACGCAGGGTGTGCCGATGGGTCACACGGTGCGCCGGATCGGCGCCCCGCAGGCCGCGGTCGACGCGATGTTCCGCCAGGCCGGCGTGATCCAGGTCGACACCCTCGACGACATGTTCGACGTCGCCCAGCTGCTGGCGCACCAGCCGCTGCCGCGCGGACGCCGGGTCGCGATCGTCGGGAACTCCGACGCCCTGGGCCTGCTCGCCGCCGACGCCGCGTCCGCCGTCGGCCTGGTCGTCAACCGCTCGGTCGCCCTGGGCGCCGACGCCACCGCCGAGGACTTCGAGGACGCCCTCGACGACGCGATCGACGATCCCGACGTCGACTCGGTCATCGCGGTCTACATCCCGCCGCTGGACGTGTCCGGCGAGGAGGTCGCCAACGTGCTGGCGGCCGTGGGGGAGCAGTCCGACAAGCCGCTCGTCTCGTCCTTCCTCGGCGCCGAGGGAATCCCCGAGCTGCTGCGGGTCCCCGACGTCGCGGGCTCGTCGGCGGGACGCGGCTCGGTGCCGTCGTACCCGGCGGTCGAGGCGGCGGTCCGGGCGCTGGCCCGGGTGGTGGAGTACGCCGTGTGGCTGCACGCCCCCGACGGCCCGGCCGCCGACGCCGGCGAGGTCGACGCGCGCAGCGCCCGGCGGCTCGTCGACCGGGTCCTGGCCGACCCCGACGTGGTCGCGGCGGACCGCGAGGTCGAGCTCGACCAGGACCAGGTGCGTGCGCTGCTGCACGCCTACGGCATCGAGCTGTGGCCCTCGGAGCCGGTCGCCGACGTCGACGCGGCCGTCGCCGCGGGCGAGCGGCTCGGCTGGGACGTCGTGCTCAAGTCGACGCTGGCCTCGGTCCGCGAGCGTCCCGACCAGATCCACGTGTGGCGCAACATCCCCAACGGGCCCGAGATGAGGGAGGCGTGGGACTACCTGGCCGGACTCATCGACCCCGGCGTCGGGCGGTTCGTGGTGCAGCGCAACGCGCCGACCGGCGTACCCATCTCCGTGCGGTCCTTCGAGGACCCGCTGTTCGGCCCGGTCGTGTCCTTCGGCATCTCCGGGCCGGTCATCGACCTGCTGGGGGACTGGTCGTACCGGATCCCGCCGCTGAGCGCCCACGAGGTCTCCGGGATGGTGCGCGAGGTGAAGAGCTCGCCGCTGCTGTTCGGCTACCGCGGCGCCGATCCCGTCGACGTGTCGGCCATCGAGGAGCTGATCACCAAGGTCGCCGCCCTGCAGGGCGACCTGCCGCAGGTCAGCGCCCTGGAGCTGTCGCTGGTGCTCGCCGGCGTCGACTCGGCTGCCGTGCTCACCGCGTCGGCGCGGGTCGCTGCGGTCAAGGACCCGCGGCCGGACTCACTGGTGCGCCGGATGCCCGACCTGGTCACGACGATCCCCGAGTGA